One Antiquaquibacter oligotrophicus genomic region harbors:
- a CDS encoding cytochrome P450: MSTTWEERVLRAAHPVAVPALRASRRPVQRIPRLGVLVRDAAVLRSVLMDSDHFSKSGPGAPSDLWTPVLGPAVLLNMEGADHLALRRKLGPLFSPSYVDPLVARSLPSAALTERLRRGETVDLVAEAKRNASIMISQLVGLPVDEVDDALFERVSSITRFVRLSRPRLTETQAAAARQILADLTTHARAAWREGDESTVPGRMRGLGLGEEEAMGAVGAFVLTGTETLVSYIPRLIALLVDTGWMPRLANDAALVEPAIAEGLRVTTPSPVMLRSVVAETSIEGVSVRVGDRVILATFLANAAAGAFDPIGNPAASLKQLWFGAGSHFCLGAPLAMAQTRATLGALLDAGPVRIVERRAARGVLIPSYASLSVTAA, from the coding sequence GTGAGCACGACGTGGGAGGAGCGTGTGCTTCGCGCCGCGCATCCCGTCGCCGTTCCCGCCCTGCGAGCCTCTCGTCGGCCGGTGCAACGCATCCCGAGGCTCGGAGTGCTCGTGCGCGATGCCGCGGTGTTGCGCTCGGTGCTCATGGACTCCGATCACTTCTCCAAGTCGGGTCCTGGCGCACCGAGCGATCTGTGGACACCCGTTCTTGGCCCGGCAGTCCTCCTGAACATGGAGGGTGCAGACCACCTCGCCCTGCGCCGCAAGCTCGGGCCGTTGTTCTCCCCCTCCTACGTCGATCCGCTCGTCGCTCGATCCCTGCCGAGCGCGGCTCTTACCGAGCGTCTCAGACGCGGAGAGACAGTTGACCTCGTCGCCGAAGCGAAACGCAACGCGAGCATCATGATCAGTCAGCTCGTCGGGTTGCCTGTCGATGAGGTCGATGACGCCTTGTTCGAGCGTGTGTCCTCGATCACACGATTTGTGAGACTGTCCCGCCCTCGCCTCACCGAGACTCAGGCGGCAGCCGCGCGACAGATCCTCGCCGACCTCACGACCCATGCGCGTGCCGCGTGGCGCGAAGGCGACGAGTCGACCGTTCCGGGGCGCATGCGAGGTCTCGGCCTCGGCGAAGAGGAAGCGATGGGCGCCGTCGGGGCGTTTGTGCTCACCGGTACCGAGACGCTCGTGTCGTACATCCCGCGCCTCATCGCGTTGCTCGTCGACACGGGATGGATGCCGCGGCTCGCGAACGACGCCGCGCTCGTGGAACCCGCCATCGCCGAGGGACTGCGAGTGACGACACCCTCGCCCGTGATGCTCCGGAGTGTTGTCGCGGAGACGAGTATCGAGGGGGTTTCCGTCCGGGTCGGTGACCGCGTCATCCTCGCGACCTTCCTCGCCAACGCCGCGGCGGGCGCATTTGATCCGATCGGCAATCCGGCCGCGAGTCTCAAACAATTGTGGTTCGGTGCCGGTTCGCACTTCTGCCTCGGTGCGCCGCTCGCCATGGCTCAGACGCGCGCGACTCTGGGGGCCCTGCTCGATGCGGGACCCGTCCGAATCGTGGAGCGGCGTGCCGCCCGTGGTGTGCTCATCCCGTCGTACGCGAGCCTTTCGGTGACGGCGGCATGA
- a CDS encoding glycosyltransferase family 2 protein gives MNGSEQLAVVVPVFNEATGIRPTLEALASQKDQDFFVVFVDNGSTDDSAEIIARFASERDLPWHVIQESQKGTGAAADTGMREAIARGATMLARTDADCLPREDWTAAVRRSLTTGGLQLVGGELVPRHDEGLAWTTRVLLRGAVHLAEAFGRIRSGNRDAAYLGPYMMAAGCNVGIRAELYVAAGGFPRTAIEDLHEDRALVNAVRRLTKKYARRSDVVVYGSSRRVRAWGLKNTLLWYKDHQYRPDVVDIR, from the coding sequence ATGAACGGGTCCGAGCAGCTCGCAGTCGTCGTCCCCGTGTTCAACGAGGCGACGGGCATCCGACCGACACTCGAGGCGCTCGCCAGCCAGAAGGACCAGGACTTCTTCGTCGTCTTCGTCGACAACGGTTCCACGGATGATTCGGCCGAGATCATCGCGCGATTCGCGAGTGAGCGCGACCTCCCGTGGCACGTCATACAAGAGTCGCAGAAGGGTACGGGTGCCGCAGCCGACACCGGCATGCGCGAGGCGATCGCCCGCGGAGCAACCATGCTCGCCCGCACCGACGCCGACTGCCTGCCGCGGGAGGACTGGACGGCAGCTGTACGCAGATCCCTCACGACGGGCGGCCTCCAGCTCGTCGGCGGAGAACTCGTTCCGCGTCACGACGAGGGGCTCGCCTGGACAACTCGGGTGCTGCTACGGGGAGCGGTCCATCTCGCCGAAGCCTTCGGGCGCATCCGCTCCGGAAACCGTGACGCCGCCTACCTTGGTCCGTACATGATGGCTGCGGGGTGCAACGTGGGCATCAGGGCCGAGCTCTACGTGGCCGCCGGCGGCTTCCCCCGTACGGCGATCGAGGATCTCCACGAGGATCGTGCGCTCGTGAACGCCGTGCGCCGACTCACGAAGAAGTACGCTCGCCGATCGGATGTCGTCGTCTACGGCTCATCGCGTCGTGTGCGGGCCTGGGGGCTCAAGAACACGCTGCTCTGGTACAAGGACCACCAGTACCGCCCCGACGTCGTGGATATTCGGTGA
- a CDS encoding 3-oxoacyl-ACP synthase III family protein — MRAASARISGIGVYLPEKTRPTRETEARLRESNPRLRLATGLIDRMTGVTSVHVRPDDWQTSDLAAAASTVALEESPGEIDLLLFASASQDLIEPATSHIVAAKLGLTCPVMDIKNACNSVINAMQVAEALIATGQYRRVLIASGEQPSHAVRWQLRDHEQFIRSFPGYTMSDGGAAVIIEKTDDPGRGILDSSFHAVSRHWDIGTLPTGGSMNPRDPDGSYFDMDGAGLQRAFLELGPEPVLEILERNGLGWDDIDLVAIHQVAAPYLPPILDRLGVEASKIVETVADHGNLASVTLPLQVQRARRDGLLPDGGLALLIGLAGGISLGLMLVRV, encoded by the coding sequence GTGCGTGCTGCGTCTGCCCGAATCTCCGGGATCGGGGTGTACCTGCCCGAGAAGACGCGGCCTACGCGTGAGACCGAAGCGCGACTCCGAGAGTCCAACCCCCGACTTCGGCTTGCGACGGGGCTGATCGACCGGATGACGGGTGTGACGTCGGTCCACGTGCGGCCTGACGACTGGCAGACCTCGGACCTCGCCGCCGCGGCATCCACCGTCGCCCTCGAGGAGTCGCCCGGGGAGATCGATCTGCTCCTGTTCGCGAGCGCCAGCCAAGATCTCATTGAGCCCGCCACCAGTCATATCGTTGCCGCAAAGCTCGGGCTGACGTGCCCGGTCATGGACATCAAGAATGCGTGCAATTCGGTCATCAACGCCATGCAGGTCGCCGAAGCGCTCATCGCCACCGGCCAGTACCGGCGGGTCCTCATCGCGAGCGGCGAACAGCCATCGCACGCGGTTCGGTGGCAGCTGCGAGACCACGAGCAGTTCATCCGTTCGTTCCCCGGTTACACGATGAGCGACGGGGGAGCGGCGGTCATTATCGAGAAAACGGATGACCCGGGGCGGGGCATCCTCGACTCGAGCTTCCATGCCGTCTCGCGTCACTGGGATATCGGAACTCTGCCAACGGGCGGTTCGATGAACCCTCGCGACCCCGACGGGTCATATTTCGACATGGACGGCGCGGGGCTCCAACGTGCTTTTCTCGAGCTCGGCCCCGAGCCCGTTCTGGAAATACTCGAACGCAATGGCCTCGGTTGGGACGATATCGATCTCGTCGCGATCCACCAGGTGGCCGCCCCCTACCTCCCTCCGATCCTTGACAGGCTGGGCGTCGAGGCGAGCAAGATCGTCGAGACCGTGGCCGATCACGGCAATCTCGCTTCGGTGACGTTGCCCCTCCAGGTACAACGAGCACGACGTGACGGACTTCTGCCCGACGGGGGTCTTGCCCTGCTCATAGGGCTTGCGGGCGGCATCAGTCTCGGCCTCATGCTCGTCCGCGTATAG
- a CDS encoding ABC-F family ATP-binding cassette domain-containing protein: MAHLLGAEALHLEYPTRIIFDSVTIGLDEGDRVGIVGRNGDGKTTLLRMLAGKLDPDAGRVTRRGGIRVGMLDQADELDTGLTIRETVVGERPEHEWAGDPKVRDVIAGLLGDLDFDAIVDDLSGGQRRRVALAAVLVGEWDVIFLDEPTNHLDVEGIAWLAQHVKRRWPANAGGLVVVTHDRWFLDEVCTATWEVHDRIVEPFEGGYAAYILQRVERDRMAAASEAKRQNLMRKELAWLRRGAPARTSKPKFRIDAANELIENEPPVRDTVSLASMAMQRLGKDVVDLEDVTVTFGDRTVLDGVTWRIAPGERTGILGVNGAGKSTLLSLVAGTLQPTSGRVKRGKTIKVAVLTQQLAELKDVWDDRVSDVIGRQRRSYIAGGKELTPGQLLERVGFSSAQLATPVKDLSGGQKRRLQLLLILLEEPNVLILDEPTNDLDTDMLAAIEDLLDSFPGTLLVVSHDRYLIERVTDQQYAVMDGTFRHLPRGVDQYLELRAAATAPPTAKATSTAPPAATRLAGAELRAAEKERAAASRKIDKVNGQIAELHERMAAHDQSDYVGVGALAEELSALQAQLEAAETRWLELEELLG, encoded by the coding sequence ATGGCACACCTGCTCGGCGCCGAGGCGCTACACCTCGAGTACCCGACACGCATCATTTTCGACAGCGTCACCATCGGACTCGACGAGGGCGACCGCGTCGGTATCGTCGGCCGCAACGGTGACGGCAAGACCACGCTGCTGAGGATGCTCGCCGGCAAACTCGATCCGGACGCTGGCCGCGTCACGCGCCGGGGTGGAATCCGCGTCGGCATGCTCGACCAGGCCGACGAACTCGACACGGGGCTCACAATCCGCGAGACCGTCGTCGGAGAACGCCCCGAGCACGAGTGGGCGGGTGACCCCAAGGTCCGCGACGTCATCGCCGGGCTCCTCGGCGACCTCGACTTCGACGCCATCGTCGACGACCTGTCCGGCGGACAGCGTCGTCGTGTCGCGCTCGCCGCGGTACTCGTTGGTGAGTGGGACGTCATTTTTCTCGACGAGCCGACCAACCACCTCGATGTCGAGGGCATCGCGTGGCTCGCCCAACACGTCAAGCGCCGGTGGCCCGCGAACGCCGGTGGGCTTGTGGTCGTCACGCACGACCGGTGGTTCCTCGACGAGGTGTGCACGGCCACGTGGGAGGTGCACGACCGCATCGTCGAACCCTTCGAGGGTGGGTACGCGGCGTACATCCTGCAGCGGGTCGAGCGCGACCGGATGGCCGCGGCATCCGAAGCCAAACGCCAGAATCTCATGCGCAAGGAGCTCGCCTGGCTGCGCCGCGGTGCGCCCGCGCGCACCAGCAAACCGAAGTTCCGCATTGACGCCGCCAACGAGCTCATCGAGAACGAGCCTCCCGTGCGCGACACGGTGTCGCTCGCGAGCATGGCGATGCAGCGTCTCGGAAAAGACGTCGTCGATCTCGAAGACGTGACCGTCACCTTCGGAGATCGCACGGTGCTCGACGGCGTGACCTGGCGCATCGCGCCCGGCGAGCGCACGGGCATCCTGGGGGTGAACGGAGCGGGCAAGAGCACACTCCTGAGCCTCGTCGCGGGTACCCTCCAGCCGACCTCGGGCCGCGTCAAACGCGGCAAAACCATCAAAGTCGCCGTCCTCACCCAGCAACTCGCGGAGCTCAAGGACGTGTGGGATGACCGGGTGAGCGACGTCATCGGTCGCCAACGGCGCAGCTACATCGCGGGAGGCAAAGAGCTCACCCCCGGGCAGCTGCTCGAACGTGTCGGTTTCTCGAGTGCGCAGCTCGCCACCCCCGTCAAAGACCTCTCCGGTGGGCAGAAGCGCAGGCTGCAGTTGCTCCTCATCCTCCTCGAGGAGCCCAACGTGCTCATCCTCGACGAGCCGACCAACGACCTCGACACCGACATGCTCGCCGCCATCGAGGACCTCCTCGACAGCTTCCCCGGAACTCTCCTCGTCGTCAGCCACGACCGCTACCTCATCGAGCGCGTCACCGATCAGCAATACGCGGTGATGGATGGTACGTTCCGACACCTACCCCGGGGCGTCGACCAGTACCTCGAACTACGCGCAGCCGCCACGGCACCACCAACCGCGAAGGCGACGTCGACCGCGCCGCCAGCGGCCACACGCCTCGCAGGAGCAGAACTTCGCGCCGCCGAGAAAGAGCGGGCCGCGGCATCCCGCAAGATCGATAAGGTCAACGGGCAGATCGCCGAACTGCACGAGCGGATGGCCGCGCACGATCAGTCGGACTACGTCGGTGTCGGCGCGCTCGCCGAAGAGCTGTCCGCACTCCAGGCGCAGCTCGAAGCTGCGGAGACCCGGTGGCTCGAGCTCGAGGAGCTGCTCGGCTGA
- a CDS encoding MOSC domain-containing protein — translation MPELPYAIDVVIELLLASPVHRYEGRPADGPRDATSREVHDSIQVRAGLGIVGDRYFGHAAHRTASVTLIAAESLDHVTHVLGVPPVDAAAARRNIVLRGAPVDELRGEVFSLDTGSGPVLFRAHRPANPCAWMDVALAPGAHKALLKRGGIRCEPLTSGTLSVGPAVLRTERVLAQPTLL, via the coding sequence GTGCCCGAGCTGCCTTACGCCATCGATGTGGTGATCGAGCTGCTGCTCGCTTCGCCCGTGCATCGATACGAGGGGCGCCCGGCTGACGGTCCGCGGGATGCGACGTCCCGCGAGGTCCACGATTCGATCCAGGTGCGCGCGGGGCTCGGCATCGTCGGCGACCGTTACTTCGGACATGCCGCACACCGAACCGCGTCGGTGACCCTCATCGCCGCAGAGTCCCTCGACCACGTGACGCACGTGTTGGGTGTGCCACCCGTGGACGCCGCTGCCGCGCGTCGCAACATCGTGCTGCGGGGTGCGCCCGTCGACGAGTTGCGCGGCGAGGTCTTCTCCCTCGACACGGGGTCGGGGCCCGTGCTGTTCCGCGCGCACCGTCCGGCGAACCCGTGCGCGTGGATGGATGTGGCGCTCGCCCCCGGCGCGCACAAGGCGCTACTGAAGCGCGGCGGCATCCGGTGCGAACCGCTCACGAGCGGCACGCTCTCAGTGGGACCCGCGGTGCTCCGGACCGAGCGGGTGCTCGCGCAACCGACTCTGCTCTAG
- a CDS encoding alpha/beta fold hydrolase, which produces MSFITAGQENSTDIELYYEDHGTGQPVVLIHGYPLSGASWERQTAALLDAGYRVITYDRRGFGGSSKVTTGYDYDTFAADLNAVLTTLDLTDVILVGFSMGTGELARYVSRYGSERVAKLAFLASLEPFLVKTDDNPTGVDKEVFDGIDQAARADRYAWFTSFYENFYNLDENLGKRISQEAVTNSWNVAAASAPVAAYAVVPTWIEDFRADVDKVREAGLPTLILHGTADRILPIDSTARVFSTLVPDAEYVEIDGAPHGLLETHHAEVTAALLSFVAK; this is translated from the coding sequence ATGTCGTTCATCACCGCCGGTCAGGAGAACTCCACCGATATCGAGCTGTACTACGAGGACCACGGCACGGGACAGCCCGTTGTGCTCATTCATGGCTACCCGCTGAGCGGGGCATCCTGGGAGCGTCAGACCGCCGCACTTCTCGACGCCGGATACCGCGTCATCACCTACGACCGTCGTGGTTTCGGCGGCTCGAGCAAGGTCACCACGGGATACGACTACGACACCTTCGCCGCTGACCTCAATGCGGTGCTCACCACCCTCGACCTCACCGATGTCATCCTCGTGGGATTCTCCATGGGTACGGGCGAGCTTGCGCGTTATGTCTCCCGCTACGGCTCCGAGCGTGTGGCCAAGCTCGCGTTCCTTGCCTCTCTCGAACCGTTCCTCGTCAAGACGGACGACAACCCGACCGGTGTCGACAAGGAGGTCTTCGACGGGATCGACCAGGCGGCACGTGCCGATCGCTACGCGTGGTTCACGAGCTTCTACGAGAACTTCTACAACCTCGACGAGAACCTCGGGAAGCGCATCAGCCAGGAGGCCGTCACCAACAGCTGGAACGTGGCCGCGGCGAGCGCACCGGTCGCCGCCTACGCTGTCGTACCCACGTGGATCGAGGACTTCCGCGCCGACGTCGACAAGGTTCGCGAGGCTGGCCTGCCGACGTTGATCCTGCACGGAACGGCCGACCGAATCCTGCCGATCGATTCGACCGCTCGCGTCTTCTCGACACTCGTGCCCGACGCCGAGTACGTCGAGATCGACGGTGCACCCCACGGTCTCCTCGAGACCCACCACGCTGAGGTCACCGCGGCACTGCTCTCCTTCGTCGCGAAGTAG